The genomic window ATGAGTTAATTTGTTCTAGAACAGAGAATATCACATTTGAACATGTCAGACTTTATTTTCTTTGGATAAATGTCAGGTGTCTACAGACATGATGAAGTGAGTGGCAGGCCTGGACCGCGCTTCCTTCAGAaaacccccctctctctcagccTTGTTtcattctctgtgtttttaaaggtgaAGCAGGCCGGAGGGTAGATGTTTACAGCTCACCCTCGGCCCTCTGTCTGTTTCATCAGAGAAACAGGTTCTTATTAAAGTGTCAGATCAGCTGCCAGGACTGAGAATAGAAGTGTGAGGCTGGAGCGTTAAGGTCAGCCAAGCTGACAAAAACAGGATCTCCTCTGAGCGATCTGTTTGAttttcctgcaggtggttcttcACTTTTTACTCTGCAGCTGTTGACACAACCATCAGGTCATCAGACCGCccagcagcagtctgtgtgtctcatgtaaagtgaccagcagggggcggagTAGTCTACAGTTACAGTGAGAGTTCTGACCTTGCAGGTGGCTCCTTTGCTGGGACTCTGGCTCCAGGACTCTCCGGCCTCAAACAGGTTCTTCTTGGAGGCGACAACCTCGGGTGAGTTGGGCAGGTCGGTCAGTGATACCTTCACTGCCCGGGGCTCCTGAGAGTTCTGCACCAATGACAAGAACAGCCGGTTAGCCAAGTGAAGCTAATGCAGAAACTGCAGTACCTGAAGTGGCcgctagaggctggctccaaaggtgAGTCAAACACAGACCTCCCTGTTATAATAGATCCAtcttcaatgttttttttttttactattttcaTGACATATAATATCATttcttgctctgtttttttttaagaattcttTCTCAACAGATAACTGACTTCCACACTCCCAACATGTcctctaaataaataatgctgATGAAGATTTAAAGCATGTCAAAAGACGAGTTAGTACCAGTACTTCCTGTTCTTTATTGCACCCTGAGTCGCGCTCTATAAATGAAAGCGTTGGATCGACCTTGAGCCATCCGGCCCGCTGTACATCAGCCTGGGAACGGCCCGAGGCCACGAGGGGAGCGCAGCGACggaaagataaaaacaaagagcTTCTCATGTCAGTGCACAGAAATAAAACGACGTGGAGGTGATGTCATCGATCAGGTGCTGCAGAACGCAGCACAAAGAGGGTCAGAGCGGCTTCTGGGCCTCAGCTGctctcagaggtcagaggtcgacTGTGCGGAGTATTTCATCCACATGATGAAATATTCTGATGATGCTGTGACCTTCACACCCAGCTTAAGATGACATTTGTAACTGCGGGTCcaaagctgtgctgttggtgCCTGTTTGGGTGAGTTCAGAGAAGTTCGGTCATGAGAATGAGACAGTGATCTGCATCATCAGTGGGCCTTCTGTGTCCATCTTTGTTTGAACATGATCAGCTTTATACAAACTGCTAGACCAGCTGCAGTGTTTCCTCATCACATTTATAGAATGTGACAGTTACATGTTTCTTATTGTTTAATTCGTAATCAATGTTCACAGTaatctttgtgttgtgttaacacacaggAGGGAAACACGTAGCCTTCCATGTTCAAGGACTGAAacatcaacctcatgttacagTTTCCTGGAGAGGGCAGCTGAATATTCTGTACTTTgaactgtgcgtgtgtgtgtgtgtgtgtgagctgaccTCCACAGCGTGGGCGTACTGTTCCAGTTTGTCATCGATCTTGGCCAGCAGGACAAACGGCTGCGTCTTCTTAAAGCtgttactgaaaaaaaaacacaaccagaGGTCACAACctgacacactctcacacaaacacacagacagacacacacacactcacacgcacatgcacacacacacacacacaaacacacgtcatttaatgtatttaaaacataatgtaaatattacatttattttgtgtgtaaaaCTACTCTAGCAGGTTCTGTGTAATAAAGGTGATCATGTGTACCGTTCTATTTAATAATAATGAcgttgttttctttcattttatgaaGGCCATATCTACCAGTTTTAGATGTGATCCACCTCTGAGTTTAGAATCGTATCCATAGCAACAGACAAACAGGATGCAGCGACCAGAATCAGTTCCACTGTGTAATGCAGCAGTTTAACGGCCACGTGTGAGAGTTTCTTATTGTGACGCATTCAGCAGTACTGTtactgcaccacacacacacacacacacacactcccacagaTCACAGGTCAAAGGTTCAGCTGCCCGCTGACATCATGACTCCTCTGAGCACATCCctactttaaaataaaatcatgctcGGAGAGCTCCTCAGAGCTGATAATTTCCTGCTGCAGACTGCCTGGAGCCGCCATGCCTCACCAACCACCAGAGAAAACACAGCCGCCTGCATCTGGATGGAGTTAAGTGGAGCCATAAATCACGGCTGAGGAGGGCGATGCACCGAGAGAGGTGGAGAGGTCGCCTCTTCATCAGTGTTCACCGCCAGACTGCAGAGGGTTTTAAACAGCTGCTCCAAAAAAAGACAGAGCCCTGACAGACAGCGGGCCTTTAGACTGGGTTTCAGCTGTGGATAAGCTGGCTGCCAGGGGGCCCTGTTCAGGACTGAGCAACTCATCAGCTAAAGAACTCAGGGGTTAACTGCAGTCAGTGGCAGcactgttaaaatgtccaaccaGCCTGGTAGAAGCCGGGACATTTCAACATGGAGGTGTGAGGGGAGTGGGTCAGCCTCCAGAGGCCGCAGAAGGACCTGCAGTTCTGACCTTCATGTGTCACACCAGCCTCCAGAGCACTTAGAGACACTTAAACTAAAGAGGAGCTCACCTCTTCTTCAGTGAGCGGTTCAGGGACTCCGTCCTCTCTgtgatctgaaacagaagaAGTCTGAGGTCATTTCATGTGAACACAGgaagtcccccccccctcctcatgtAGCCACATCGGTTCACAAGCGTGCTAACCCCGGCTCGGCTTCTCGTTTGGACCACAGACCTCCATGAGTCCGTCCAAGACAAACAGAGCCAAGCCTGCTGGACTTCATCAAACAGCACGAGCTCTCAGTGCagcaaacatttttaaaggagCTGCGTCTCACATCATAAAAGGTGAAGAGTGTctgaacacacatgcagtgtcatgcacagggacacacacacaatgtccaacaacagagccacaaagTCCTGAAGGACTTCTTAAATTCCAGGACTGAAGaggctgcactcacacacacacacagacacacacacacaaacacacacacacagacatgcaactTACGCTGAGACCGAACCCTTCAGCTGTGGAGACAACACACAGGTGTCATTGTGCTTCTGTTTAAAGTTCTTTAAATGTAGGTGGCACCATCTAAACACGCTAAGCTAACGGCCACGTCCTCAGTTTATATCATCAAAAACATTTAATGTTGACAGATTAAAAGCAAAAGATGTTTTTATCTCTTAGTTTGAATATTATGGTAGTTAGCTGTAGTTACAGCAACAAAATGACACCACAAGGTGGCGCTACTTGTGGCATAAACTCTTTTTTATTTAGCATCATCAAACGATACTTTAACCATAAAACATCAAACTAATGCATGAATGTCTCATCATTTATGTAATATTTTTGTACATAacattacaaaataataattattattattatattgattgattgaatatatatgatttttTACTTTGAACAGAGCAGATTTCAATAAGCAGGTAACAAATAAGAAATAAATGAGATCTGCTGACTGAATGAAATAAAGAGTATTTGAGGGTATCTATCTTTTTGTGTTCGTACCTTGTGTGTCGGGACTTTGGGGCTGAATGGGCTGAACGTCTCGTCTCCGTCCACGCTGGACGTGCTCAggttcttcatcctctctgctgcctccatcctcctcctctcgatGTCCTCCTTCATCTGCCGCCGCTCCTCCTGGGAGTCACATCCTCACATCATTTCACAGctttttaaacaacaaacagcaacagcatcgttgattggtcacatctgaaGGTCACCTCCTCTTTGGCCAgccgctgctgctcctctgcctccctgcgccgctcctcctcctctcggaCTCTGCGtctgtcctccctcctcctcttcagctcCTCTAGCTCCTGCTCGGCCTCAACTTGCCGATGcctcagctgctccagctcctggCTCTCCTTCTCATGGAGGCTCCGCCGGATCTTCTCCAGGCGCTGCTCCGTCTCCAGGATGGCCTCCGCCTCCTCCGGCTCCACCGCTCTGCTGcacagaatgaaaggcagaatgCAGATAGATGATGCAGCAAACAGACGTCAGCGTGGCAGATGTGTACACTGTCATCAATAGAAACACACCTGGAGGATCTGTTTGTCTTGGTCatgtgtgatgtcacttcctctgTGGCGGTGGGGCCGTTGGCGCTGCCGTGTTTTGGCTCTTGGTGAAGGAAAACCTTCGATGTGTAGGAGACCttcacttcttttcttttctccaccTGTTCATAAAAAGACAACAGACgatgcaggaagctgcaggtcagacagatgctctctgagtgttggtcatgtgactgctgctcacatgtgactccatcatggcgtcctgctggttgctgaggaggacagaactTTTAGTTGTTACTGACCTCAGACATGCAGAATAAGGCCTCACCTCTGCACTGGGTCTCTgactctcctccctcctcctcatcatcacttcatccttcttcctctgttcctcctctttctccttggCTGTTTTGGCTCggatcctctcctcctcctcctcacgttccttcctcctcctctccatctcctcctgctctcctctctgcgGTCGGGCAGAGGACATGATAGAGGCCTGAGCGGCCTTTGCGGGTGCAGCTTTGCTTACGgcgtcctcctcctcgtcctcgtATTCTTCGCCTCCCTGGCTGAGGCACTGCAGgcgctgctgcctctgtctctctctgcgcTGAATCCAGTCGCTGAagccctcatcctcctccagaGAGGCGGGGCTGCTAGGCTTCAGGCTGCCATCATACCTGCAGTGGGACGCGACGGAGGACAGGAGAGTGAGGACACTCCGTGTTTAACAAAGATCAGAGAAGAGTCACAAAGAAAGTCAAACTAAAGACAGGAAAGGACTTTGAATCCACGGTATAAGTcataaaccccacctcc from Parambassis ranga chromosome 19, fParRan2.1, whole genome shotgun sequence includes these protein-coding regions:
- the lsp1a gene encoding non-muscle caldesmon isoform X4, with the translated sequence MSNALLRRNSSKQGLQNLMRLTAQRSIEDAEEVERERRRRARESLCRRNSGSAPGETSPEGETSGENMYDGSLKPSSPASLEEDEGFSDWIQRRERQRQQRLQCLSQGGEEYEDEEEDAVSKAAPAKAAQASIMSSARPQRGEQEEMERRRKEREEEEERIRAKTAKEKEEEQRKKDEVMMRRREESQRPSAEVEKRKEVKVSYTSKVFLHQEPKHGSANGPTATEEVTSHMTKTNRSSSRAVEPEEAEAILETEQRLEKIRRSLHEKESQELEQLRHRQVEAEQELEELKRRREDRRRVREEEERRREAEEQQRLAKEEEERRQMKEDIERRRMEAAERMKNLSTSSVDGDETFSPFSPKVPTHKITERTESLNRSLKKSNSFKKTQPFVLLAKIDDKLEQYAHAVENSQEPRAVKVSLTDLPNSPEVVASKKNLFEAGESWSQSPSKGATCKQDAESLKVGVASLINQWVKGPSDGGSRQSACRGADVKSGDVMQKKNMWEVIGDSSKTPGLKGSTAGKKYKFVVTGHGKYEKIPVDDENEFNGKSEFCDGDY
- the lsp1a gene encoding non-muscle caldesmon isoform X3, which encodes MSNALLRRNSSKQGLQNLMRLTAQRSIEDAEEVERERRRRARESLCRRNSGSAPGETSPEGETSGENMYDGSLKPSSPASLEEDEGFSDWIQRRERQRQQRLQCLSQGGEEYEDEEEDAVSKAAPAKAAQASIMSSARPQRGEQEEMERRRKEREEEEERIRAKTAKEKEEEQRKKDEVMMRRREESQRPSAEVRPYSACLRSVTTKSSVLLSNQQDAMMESHVEKRKEVKVSYTSKVFLHQEPKHGSANGPTATEEVTSHMTKTNRSSRAVEPEEAEAILETEQRLEKIRRSLHEKESQELEQLRHRQVEAEQELEELKRRREDRRRVREEEERRREAEEQQRLAKEEEERRQMKEDIERRRMEAAERMKNLSTSSVDGDETFSPFSPKVPTHKITERTESLNRSLKKSNSFKKTQPFVLLAKIDDKLEQYAHAVENSQEPRAVKVSLTDLPNSPEVVASKKNLFEAGESWSQSPSKGATCKQDAESLKVGVASLINQWVKGPSDGGSRQSACRGADVKSGDVMQKKNMWEVIGDSSKTPGLKGSTAGKKYKFVVTGHGKYEKIPVDDENEFNGKSEFCDGDY
- the lsp1a gene encoding non-muscle caldesmon isoform X5; this translates as MSNALLRRNSSKQGLQNLMRLTAQRSIEDAEEVERERRRRARESLCRRNSGSAPGETSPEGETSGENMYDGSLKPSSPASLEEDEGFSDWIQRRERQRQQRLQCLSQGGEEYEDEEEDAVSKAAPAKAAQASIMSSARPQRGEQEEMERRRKEREEEEERIRAKTAKEKEEEQRKKDEVMMRRREESQRPSAEVEKRKEVKVSYTSKVFLHQEPKHGSANGPTATEEVTSHMTKTNRSSSRAVEPEEAEAILETEQRLEKIRRSLHEKESQELEQLRHRQVEAEQELEELKRRREDRRRVREEEERRREAEEQQRLAKEEEERRQMKEDIERRRMEAAERMKNLSTSSVDGDETFSPFSPKVPTHKITERTESLNRSLKKSNSFKKTQPFVLLAKIDDKLEQYAHAVENSQEPRAVKVSLTDLPNSPEVVASKKNLFEAGESWSQSPSKGATCKDAESLKVGVASLINQWVKGPSDGGSRQSACRGADVKSGDVMQKKNMWEVIGDSSKTPGLKGSTAGKKYKFVVTGHGKYEKIPVDDENEFNGKSEFCDGDY
- the lsp1a gene encoding non-muscle caldesmon isoform X2, with the protein product MSNALLRRNSSKQGLQNLMRLTAQRSIEDAEEVERERRRRARESLCRRNSGSAPGETSPEGETSGENMYDGSLKPSSPASLEEDEGFSDWIQRRERQRQQRLQCLSQGGEEYEDEEEDAVSKAAPAKAAQASIMSSARPQRGEQEEMERRRKEREEEEERIRAKTAKEKEEEQRKKDEVMMRRREESQRPSAEVRPYSACLRSVTTKSSVLLSNQQDAMMESHVEKRKEVKVSYTSKVFLHQEPKHGSANGPTATEEVTSHMTKTNRSSSRAVEPEEAEAILETEQRLEKIRRSLHEKESQELEQLRHRQVEAEQELEELKRRREDRRRVREEEERRREAEEQQRLAKEEEERRQMKEDIERRRMEAAERMKNLSTSSVDGDETFSPFSPKVPTHKITERTESLNRSLKKSNSFKKTQPFVLLAKIDDKLEQYAHAVENSQEPRAVKVSLTDLPNSPEVVASKKNLFEAGESWSQSPSKGATCKDAESLKVGVASLINQWVKGPSDGGSRQSACRGADVKSGDVMQKKNMWEVIGDSSKTPGLKGSTAGKKYKFVVTGHGKYEKIPVDDENEFNGKSEFCDGDY
- the lsp1a gene encoding non-muscle caldesmon isoform X1 translates to MSNALLRRNSSKQGLQNLMRLTAQRSIEDAEEVERERRRRARESLCRRNSGSAPGETSPEGETSGENMYDGSLKPSSPASLEEDEGFSDWIQRRERQRQQRLQCLSQGGEEYEDEEEDAVSKAAPAKAAQASIMSSARPQRGEQEEMERRRKEREEEEERIRAKTAKEKEEEQRKKDEVMMRRREESQRPSAEVRPYSACLRSVTTKSSVLLSNQQDAMMESHVEKRKEVKVSYTSKVFLHQEPKHGSANGPTATEEVTSHMTKTNRSSSRAVEPEEAEAILETEQRLEKIRRSLHEKESQELEQLRHRQVEAEQELEELKRRREDRRRVREEEERRREAEEQQRLAKEEEERRQMKEDIERRRMEAAERMKNLSTSSVDGDETFSPFSPKVPTHKITERTESLNRSLKKSNSFKKTQPFVLLAKIDDKLEQYAHAVENSQEPRAVKVSLTDLPNSPEVVASKKNLFEAGESWSQSPSKGATCKQDAESLKVGVASLINQWVKGPSDGGSRQSACRGADVKSGDVMQKKNMWEVIGDSSKTPGLKGSTAGKKYKFVVTGHGKYEKIPVDDENEFNGKSEFCDGDY